In the genome of Falsirhodobacter halotolerans, the window GCAAACAGAATGCCCACGTCGATCAGGCCCAGCGTCCCGTGGCTTTCCATCCGCAGAACGGGGCTGACATGCGTTTCGGTCAGCAGGGAAAAGGCGATGGGCACGAACAGGATCGTCAGGATTAGGCGCAGGAATTGCAGCAGGATCAGAAGCTTGACATCCGCCCCCGCCTCCTCGCCCAACATGACGCATTCCATCAGGCCCCCCGGCACCGCCCCGTAATAGGCGGTGGGCCGGTCGATGCCGAACCGCGAATAGAAGAGGTATCCCAACCCGTGAACCAGCGGAATGTAAAGGACCAGCGCCAGCAGGCTGGGCCACCATTCCAGCATCTGGCTCGCCACTTCGGGGGTGAAATTGCCGCCGATCGCCAGACCGACGATGGGGATGATGAAGGTCCGCAGCGTTTGCGGCACCTGCATCCGGTGCCCGAAGGGACGCCAGCCGAAGGCCGCCACGCCCCCCACCGCCAGCAGCGATCCGATCAGCAGCGCGATGGGCAGGCCCAGCGCCACGCCGATGCCCCCGCCCACCCCGCCGATCACCAGCGTGAGGACTGTCGCGGGCCAATCGATCCGGGTCAGGAACTGCATCCCCCTATTCACCACCGGGGCGCGGGGTTGGCAAGGGCCCTCACCAATGCGGCGGGCGCTGATCGGCCAGGGGGATCGTGCCGCCCGCGCCGCCCTCCTGCGCCTCACGCTCGGCCTCGCGTTCCAGCAAAAGGCCCACGCGGCGGGTCAGGCGGTCGATCTCGCGCGCCTGGGCGGTCACGACATCCGACAAATCCTCGACCATGCGGGTCAGATGGGCGATCTGTTCTTCGATATGGTCCAATGTTCCTTGGCGCGGCTTGTCGCCCGCGCCCCCTTCCGTTAAGCGTCTTGCGCACAGAATAGCGAAGGGTCCGCGCATGGCCAAGGACAAGTCCCCCCGTCGCCCCAAGGCCGAACCGCCGAAGGGTTTCCGCGATTATTTCGGCGCGGACGTGACCGAACGCAAGGATATGCTCCACGCCATTGCCGAGGTGTATCACCGCTATGGCTTCGACCCGCTGGAAACCAGCGCGGTGGAGACGGTGGAGGCGCTGGGCAAGTTCCTTCCCGACGTGGACCGCCCGAACGAGGGCGTCTTCGGCTGGCAGGACGAGGATGAGCAGTGGCTGGCGCTGCGTTACGATCTGACCGCACCTCTGGCCCGCGTGGCGGCGCAGTTCCGCAACGATCTGCCCAGCCCCTACCGCCGTTATGCGATGGGGCCGGTCTGGCGCAACGAAAAGCCGGGGCCGGGGCGCTTTCGCCAATTCTATCAATGCGACGCCGACACGGTGGGCGCGCCTTCGGTCGCGGCGGATGCCGAGATCTGCGCCATGCTGTCGGACGCGCTGGAGGTCGTGGGAATCCCGCGCGGCGATTACATCGTGCGGGTCAACAACCGCAAGGTTCTGAACGGCGTGATGCAGGCGGCGGGCATCTTCGACCCCGCCGATCCCGCGCGGTTCGAGGGGGAACGGGGCATCGTGCTGCGCGCCATCGACAAGCTGGACCGGCTGGGCGAGGACGGGGTCCGCGCGCTTCTGGGCGCGGGGCGCAAGGACGCCTCGGGCGATTACACCAGCGGGGCCGGTCTGGCCGAGGAGCAGGCGGAGATCGTCATGGGCTTCATGGCGGCCAAGCGCGCCACGGGGGCGGCCACGGCGGCGCGGTTGCGCGAACTGGTCGGCACCTCGCCCATCGGGTTGGAAGGGGTGCAGGAGCTGGAGACGATCGCCGAGATCCTTGACCGGCAGGGCTATGCCTCGGACCGGATCGAGGTGGACCCCTCGGTCGTGCGGGGCCTGGGTTACTACACCGGGCCCGTGTTCGAGGCGGAGCTGACCTTCGAGATTCTGGACGAGAAGGGCCAAAAGCGCCAGTTCGGCAGCGTGTCCGGCGGCGGGCGCTATGACGATCTGGTCAAGCGCTTCACCGGGCAGGCGGTGCCGGCCACGGGCGTCTCCATCGGGGTGGATCGGCTTCTGGCGGCCCTGCGCGCCAAGGGGCGCATGGGCGAACAGGCGGCGGGTCCGGTCATCGTGACCGTCATGGACCGCGACCGGATGGGCGACTACATGGCGATGGCCGCCGATCTGCGCAACGCGGGCGTGCGGGCCGAGGTTTATCTGGGCAACCCCAAGAACTTCGGCAACCAGTTGAAATACGCCGACAAGCGCGCATCCCCCGTGGCGGTGATCCAGGGCGGGGATGAGGCGGGCAAGGGCACCGTCATCCTCAAGGACCTGATCCTTGGCGCGAAGATCGCCGAAGGGGCCAGCCTTGAGGAATGGAAGGCCCGCCCCGCGCAGGTGGAAATTCCGCGCGGCGATCTGGTGGCCGAAGTGCGGAAGATGCTGTCATGACCAAGGCCGAGGTGCGGGCCGAGGCGGAACGTCTGTTCGCGGCCTTTCTGTCGGCGGGGGCCGAGGCGGTGGAGGCGGACATCCTGCTGCCCGCCGACACCCTGCTGGACCTGTATGGCGAAGACATCCGCGCCCGCGCCTATGTCACCCAGGACCCCCTGCGGGGCGAGATGATGTTGCGCCCCGATTTCACCGTGCCGGTGGTGCAGGCGCATATGGCGCATGGGGCGGACCCCGCGCGTTATGCCT includes:
- a CDS encoding AbrB family transcriptional regulator gives rise to the protein MQFLTRIDWPATVLTLVIGGVGGGIGVALGLPIALLIGSLLAVGGVAAFGWRPFGHRMQVPQTLRTFIIPIVGLAIGGNFTPEVASQMLEWWPSLLALVLYIPLVHGLGYLFYSRFGIDRPTAYYGAVPGGLMECVMLGEEAGADVKLLILLQFLRLILTILFVPIAFSLLTETHVSPVLRMESHGTLGLIDVGILFAAAASGLWIALRLRFPAAPMTGPLLMSALVHALGLTDAIPPAWAVSVAQVVVGSLLGARFAGLPMGHIGLAAKVTVLNVAMGLGIAALFGLALSGATGQPVAAIFLAFAPGGVAEMSLIALSIQLSVVFVTVHHVVRIVLGVTLARMFARHFT
- a CDS encoding SlyX family protein, with the protein product MDHIEEQIAHLTRMVEDLSDVVTAQAREIDRLTRRVGLLLEREAEREAQEGGAGGTIPLADQRPPHW
- the hisS gene encoding histidine--tRNA ligase translates to MAKDKSPRRPKAEPPKGFRDYFGADVTERKDMLHAIAEVYHRYGFDPLETSAVETVEALGKFLPDVDRPNEGVFGWQDEDEQWLALRYDLTAPLARVAAQFRNDLPSPYRRYAMGPVWRNEKPGPGRFRQFYQCDADTVGAPSVAADAEICAMLSDALEVVGIPRGDYIVRVNNRKVLNGVMQAAGIFDPADPARFEGERGIVLRAIDKLDRLGEDGVRALLGAGRKDASGDYTSGAGLAEEQAEIVMGFMAAKRATGAATAARLRELVGTSPIGLEGVQELETIAEILDRQGYASDRIEVDPSVVRGLGYYTGPVFEAELTFEILDEKGQKRQFGSVSGGGRYDDLVKRFTGQAVPATGVSIGVDRLLAALRAKGRMGEQAAGPVIVTVMDRDRMGDYMAMAADLRNAGVRAEVYLGNPKNFGNQLKYADKRASPVAVIQGGDEAGKGTVILKDLILGAKIAEGASLEEWKARPAQVEIPRGDLVAEVRKMLS